The following are encoded together in the Salmonella enterica subsp. enterica serovar Choleraesuis genome:
- the tsx gene encoding nucleoside-specific channel-forming protein tsx, with product MKKLILAAGTVAALSTSFTIQAAEDGKGPEYLSDWWHQSVNIVSSYHTRFGPQLRNDTYLEYEAFAKKDWFEFYGYADIPKFFGGDSTSRGVWDHGSPFFTEIEPRFSIDKLTGTDLSFGPFKEWYFANNYIYDMGRNRANRQNTWYMGLGTDIDTGLPMTLALNVYAKYQWENYGATNEYGWDGYRFKIKYFVPITQLWGAQLSYIGFTNFDWGSDLGDDSGRAMNGAKLRTNDSIASSHILAMNWDHWHASVVARYFHHGGQWNDGAELNFGKGDFHVKSTGWGGYLVVGYNF from the coding sequence ATGAAAAAATTGATATTAGCGGCAGGGACCGTGGCAGCGCTTAGTACCTCTTTTACCATTCAGGCCGCCGAGGATGGTAAAGGCCCGGAATATCTCTCCGACTGGTGGCATCAGAGTGTCAACATCGTCAGCAGCTATCACACCCGCTTCGGGCCACAGCTGCGAAATGACACCTATCTGGAATATGAAGCTTTTGCTAAAAAAGACTGGTTCGAGTTCTATGGCTATGCGGATATTCCAAAATTCTTCGGCGGTGACTCTACTTCTCGCGGCGTATGGGATCACGGCTCGCCATTCTTTACCGAAATCGAACCACGCTTCTCCATCGACAAGCTGACCGGTACCGACCTGAGCTTCGGTCCGTTTAAAGAGTGGTACTTCGCCAACAACTATATCTACGATATGGGTCGTAACCGCGCCAACCGTCAGAATACCTGGTATATGGGTCTGGGTACCGATATTGATACCGGCCTGCCGATGACTCTGGCGCTGAACGTCTATGCCAAATATCAGTGGGAAAACTACGGCGCAACCAACGAATACGGCTGGGATGGCTACCGTTTCAAAATTAAATACTTCGTGCCAATTACTCAGCTATGGGGCGCGCAGTTAAGCTATATCGGCTTTACCAACTTCGACTGGGGTTCTGACCTCGGTGATGATAGCGGCCGGGCAATGAACGGCGCCAAACTGCGTACCAACGACTCCATCGCTTCCAGCCATATTCTGGCGATGAACTGGGATCACTGGCACGCCTCGGTCGTAGCCCGTTACTTCCACCACGGTGGTCAGTGGAATGATGGCGCAGAGCTGAACTTCGGCAAAGGTGATTTCCATGTGAAATCTACCGGCTGGGGTGGTTACCTGGTGGTTGGCTACAACTTCTGA
- the secF gene encoding protein-export membrane protein SecF codes for MAQEYTVEQLNHGRKVYDFMRWDYWAFGISGLLLVASIIIIGVRGFNWGLDFTGGTVIEITLEKPVNMDEMRQALEKSGFVEPLIQNFGSSRDVMVRMPPAHGETGGQELGSRVVNVINEASSQHATVKRIEFVGPSVGADLAQTGAMALLVALISILVYVGFRFEWRLAAGVVISLAHDVVITMGVLSLFHIEVDLTIVASLMSVIGYSLNDSIVVSDRIRENFRKIRRGTPYEIFNVSLTQTLHRTLITSGTTLVVILMLFLFGGPVLEGFALTMLIGVSIGTASSIYVASALALKLGMKREHLLQQKVEKEGADQPSILP; via the coding sequence GTGGCACAGGAATATACAGTTGAGCAATTGAATCACGGCCGTAAAGTTTATGACTTTATGCGCTGGGATTACTGGGCCTTCGGCATCTCCGGTCTGCTGTTGGTGGCGTCTATCATCATCATCGGCGTGCGCGGTTTTAACTGGGGTCTGGATTTTACTGGCGGTACCGTCATTGAAATCACCCTGGAAAAACCGGTCAATATGGACGAGATGCGCCAGGCGCTGGAAAAATCGGGCTTTGTAGAGCCGCTTATCCAGAACTTTGGTAGCAGCCGCGACGTTATGGTGCGTATGCCGCCCGCTCATGGGGAAACCGGTGGGCAGGAGCTGGGCAGCCGCGTCGTTAATGTCATTAACGAAGCAAGCAGCCAGCACGCGACGGTAAAACGTATCGAGTTCGTTGGCCCGAGCGTCGGTGCCGATCTGGCTCAGACCGGCGCTATGGCGCTGCTGGTGGCGCTAATCTCTATCCTGGTTTACGTCGGGTTCCGCTTTGAGTGGCGTCTGGCGGCGGGGGTGGTAATCTCGCTGGCGCACGACGTGGTGATTACCATGGGTGTGCTGTCGCTATTCCACATTGAGGTTGACCTGACTATCGTCGCGTCGCTGATGTCGGTTATCGGCTATTCACTGAACGACAGTATCGTGGTTTCCGACCGTATTCGTGAGAACTTCCGCAAGATCCGTCGCGGGACTCCTTACGAAATTTTCAACGTGTCGTTGACCCAGACCCTGCATCGTACTTTGATCACCTCTGGTACCACATTAGTGGTTATCCTGATGCTGTTCCTGTTTGGTGGCCCGGTACTGGAAGGCTTTGCGCTGACCATGCTTATCGGTGTTTCCATCGGTACGGCTTCTTCCATCTACGTGGCTTCCGCACTGGCTCTGAAACTGGGCATGAAGCGCGAGCATCTGCTGCAGCAGAAGGTGGAAAAAGAAGGGGCAGACCAGCCGTCGATTCTGCCGTAA
- the secD gene encoding protein translocase subunit SecD — MLVVALVIGLLYALPNLYGEDPAVQITGARGVAASEQTLDQVQSTLKQENITAKSVALEQGMILARFDSSDVQLRAREVLVDKLGEQYVVALNLAPATPFWLRAISAEPMKLGLDLRGGVHFLMEVDMDTALGKLQEQNMDSLRSDLREKGIVWTNVRKTENWGSAINFRDSSARDQAVSYLQPRHRDLVITNQGSNGLRVVISDDRLREAREYAVQQNINILRNRVNQLGVAEPLVQRQGADRIVVELPGIQDTARAKEILGATATLEFRLVNTNIDQTAAASGRVPGDTEVKMTREGQSVALYKRVILTGDHITDSTSSTDEYNQPQVNISLDSAGGNIMSNFTKDNIGKPMATLFVEYKDSGKKDATGRAILAKQEEVINVANIQSRLGNSFRITGISNPNEARQLSLLLRAGALIAPIQIVEERTIGPTLGMENIKKGLEACLWGLAASIIFMVFFYKKFGLIATSALVANLVLIVGIMSLLPGATLTMPGIAGIVLTLAVAVDANVLINERIKEELSNGRTVQQAIDEGYRGAFSSIFDANVTTLIKVIILYAVGTGAIKGFAITTGIGVATSMFTAIVGTRAIVNLLYGGKRVSKLSI; from the coding sequence ATGCTGGTCGTGGCGCTCGTCATCGGCCTGCTTTATGCACTTCCTAACCTGTATGGTGAGGATCCGGCCGTTCAAATCACTGGCGCGCGAGGTGTCGCCGCCAGTGAGCAAACGTTGGATCAAGTACAGAGCACCTTAAAACAAGAAAACATCACCGCTAAATCTGTGGCGCTGGAACAGGGCATGATTCTGGCCCGTTTTGACTCCTCCGACGTACAGCTGCGTGCGCGTGAAGTTCTGGTAGACAAGCTTGGCGAACAGTATGTTGTTGCGCTGAACCTGGCTCCGGCTACGCCATTCTGGCTGCGCGCTATTTCCGCTGAGCCAATGAAACTTGGCCTGGATCTGCGCGGCGGCGTTCACTTCCTGATGGAAGTGGATATGGATACAGCGCTTGGCAAACTTCAGGAACAGAACATGGACAGCCTGCGCAGCGATCTGCGTGAAAAAGGCATTGTCTGGACCAACGTTCGTAAAACCGAAAATTGGGGTTCCGCCATCAATTTCCGCGATAGCAGCGCCCGCGATCAGGCCGTCAGCTATCTGCAACCGCGTCACCGCGATCTGGTCATTACTAATCAGGGCAGCAATGGCCTGCGGGTAGTGATTTCCGACGATCGTCTGCGTGAAGCCCGCGAATACGCGGTGCAGCAAAACATCAATATCCTGCGTAACCGCGTTAACCAGCTGGGCGTTGCTGAGCCACTGGTACAGCGTCAGGGTGCCGATCGTATTGTGGTTGAGCTGCCGGGTATTCAGGATACCGCTCGCGCGAAAGAGATTCTGGGCGCAACGGCTACCCTGGAGTTCCGTCTGGTTAATACCAACATCGATCAAACCGCCGCCGCCTCCGGGCGTGTACCTGGCGATACCGAAGTTAAAATGACCCGTGAAGGTCAGTCGGTTGCCCTGTACAAGCGTGTGATTCTGACCGGTGACCATATCACTGACTCCACCTCAAGTACCGATGAGTACAACCAGCCGCAGGTGAATATTTCACTGGATAGCGCTGGCGGTAACATCATGTCTAACTTCACCAAAGACAACATCGGCAAACCGATGGCGACTCTGTTTGTGGAGTACAAAGACAGCGGTAAGAAAGATGCTACCGGGCGTGCAATCCTCGCGAAACAGGAAGAGGTCATCAACGTCGCTAATATCCAGTCTCGTCTGGGTAACAGCTTCCGCATTACCGGTATCAGCAACCCGAACGAAGCGCGTCAGCTGTCTCTGCTGCTGCGTGCCGGTGCGCTGATTGCGCCAATTCAGATTGTTGAAGAACGTACTATCGGGCCGACCCTCGGGATGGAAAACATCAAGAAAGGTCTGGAAGCCTGCCTGTGGGGCCTCGCTGCCTCCATCATCTTCATGGTGTTCTTCTATAAGAAATTTGGCCTGATTGCGACTTCGGCCCTGGTGGCCAACCTGGTGCTGATTGTCGGGATTATGTCGCTGCTTCCGGGGGCCACGCTCACCATGCCGGGGATTGCGGGTATCGTGCTGACCCTTGCGGTGGCGGTGGATGCTAACGTACTTATCAACGAACGTATCAAAGAAGAGCTGAGCAACGGACGAACCGTTCAGCAGGCTATCGATGAAGGGTATCGTGGTGCGTTTAGCTCCATCTTCGACGCCAACGTGACGACGCTTATCAAGGTTATTATCCTGTACGCGGTAGGTACCGGGGCCATTAAAGGCTTTGCTATCACTACCGGTATCGGTGTTGCGACCTCGATGTTCACCGCCATTGTTGGCACCCGCGCCATCGTAAACCTGCTGTACGGCGGCAAGCGCGTCAGCAAGCTGTCTATTTGA
- the yajC gene encoding UPF0092 membrane protein YajC produces the protein MSFFISDAVAAAGAPAQGSPMSLILMLVVFGLIFYFMILRPQQKRTKEHKKLMESIAKGDEVLTNGGLVGRVTKVAENGYVAIALNDTTEVVIKRDFVAAVLPKGTMKAL, from the coding sequence ATGAGCTTTTTTATTTCTGATGCGGTAGCGGCTGCCGGTGCACCTGCTCAGGGAAGCCCGATGTCACTGATTCTGATGCTGGTGGTGTTTGGTCTGATTTTCTACTTCATGATCCTGCGTCCGCAGCAGAAGCGTACCAAAGAACACAAGAAGCTGATGGAGTCCATTGCCAAGGGTGATGAAGTCCTGACTAACGGTGGTCTGGTTGGTCGCGTGACTAAAGTTGCAGAAAATGGCTATGTTGCTATTGCACTTAATGACACTACCGAAGTAGTTATTAAACGTGACTTCGTTGCCGCCGTTCTGCCGAAAGGCACCATGAAGGCGCTGTAA
- the tgt gene encoding queuine tRNA-ribosyltransferase, which produces MKFELDTTDGRARRGRLVFERGTVETPAFMPVGTYGTVKGMTPEEVEATGAQIILGNTFHLWLRPGQEIMKLHGDLHDFMQWKGPILTDSGGFQVFSLGDISKITEQGVHFRNPINGDPIFLDPEKSMEIQYDLGSDIVMIFDECTPYPADWDYAKRSMEMSLRWAKRSRDRFDSLENPNALFGIIQGSVYEDLRDISVKGLVEIGFDGYAVGGLAVGEPKEDMHRILEHVCPQIPADKPRYLMGVGKPEDLVEGVRRGIDMFDCVMPTRNARNGHLFVTNGVVKIRNAKYKSDTAALDEECDCYTCRNYSRAYLHHLDRCNEILGARLNTIHNLRYYQRLMAGLRQAIEEGKLEHFVTDFYQRQDRPVPPLNVD; this is translated from the coding sequence GTGAAATTTGAATTAGACACTACCGACGGACGCGCACGCCGCGGTCGCCTCGTGTTTGAGCGCGGCACGGTAGAAACGCCGGCATTTATGCCAGTAGGCACTTACGGCACCGTTAAGGGAATGACCCCGGAAGAAGTTGAAGCCACCGGCGCTCAAATTATTCTTGGTAACACTTTCCACCTGTGGCTGCGCCCGGGTCAGGAAATTATGAAACTGCACGGCGACCTGCATGACTTCATGCAGTGGAAAGGGCCAATTCTGACCGATTCCGGCGGTTTCCAGGTGTTTAGCCTTGGTGATATCAGCAAGATTACCGAGCAGGGCGTACATTTCCGTAACCCGATAAACGGCGACCCTATCTTCCTCGACCCGGAGAAGTCGATGGAGATTCAGTACGATCTGGGTTCCGATATTGTGATGATCTTCGACGAATGCACGCCATATCCGGCAGACTGGGATTACGCAAAGCGTTCGATGGAGATGTCGCTGCGCTGGGCTAAGCGTAGCCGCGACCGCTTTGATAGCCTGGAGAATCCAAACGCGCTGTTTGGGATTATTCAGGGCAGTGTTTACGAAGATTTACGTGATATCTCCGTGAAAGGGCTGGTAGAGATTGGCTTTGATGGCTACGCTGTCGGCGGCCTTGCTGTGGGCGAGCCTAAAGAAGATATGCACCGCATTCTGGAGCATGTCTGCCCGCAGATCCCGGCTGATAAACCACGGTACCTTATGGGCGTAGGGAAACCGGAAGATTTAGTCGAAGGCGTGCGCCGCGGCATCGATATGTTTGACTGCGTAATGCCAACCCGTAATGCCCGTAATGGCCACCTTTTTGTTACCAACGGGGTAGTTAAAATCCGTAACGCGAAATATAAAAGCGATACGGCTGCGCTGGATGAAGAGTGTGACTGTTACACGTGTCGCAATTATTCGCGTGCTTACTTGCATCATCTCGACCGTTGCAACGAAATACTGGGCGCGCGGCTCAATACCATTCATAACCTGCGCTATTACCAGCGTTTAATGGCTGGTTTACGCCAGGCCATTGAAGAGGGTAAATTAGAGCACTTTGTGACTGATTTTTACCAACGACAAGATCGTCCGGTTCCACCACTGAATGTCGATTAA
- the queA gene encoding S-adenosylmethionine:tRNA ribosyltransferase-isomerase, producing MRVADFSFELPESLIAHYPQAQRSACRLLSLDGPTGALTHGTFTDLLDKLKPGDLLVFNNTRVIPARLFGRKASGGKLEMLVERMLDDHSILAHIRASKAPKPGAELLLGEDESVKATMVARHDALFEVKFDDERPVLDILNSIGHMPLPPYIDRPDEDADRELYQTVYSQRPGAVAAPTAGLHFDEPLLAALREKGIEMAFVTLHVGAGTFQPVRVDSIEDHIMHSEYAEVPQDVVDAVLACKARGNNVIAVGTTSVRSLESAAQAAGDSALIAPFFGDTQIFIYPGYKYQVIDALVTNFHLPESTLIMLVSAFAGYQHTMNAYHEAVAREYRFFSYGDAMYITRNPEAINERPGQPEC from the coding sequence ATGCGCGTTGCCGATTTCTCATTTGAATTACCTGAATCCCTGATTGCTCACTATCCTCAGGCGCAACGCAGTGCCTGCCGTTTGCTCTCTCTGGACGGGCCAACCGGTGCGCTGACGCATGGCACTTTCACCGATCTGCTGGATAAACTCAAGCCGGGCGATCTGTTGGTGTTTAACAACACTCGCGTAATTCCAGCGCGTCTGTTTGGCCGTAAGGCCAGCGGTGGCAAGCTGGAAATGCTGGTTGAGCGCATGCTGGACGACCACAGTATTTTGGCACATATTCGCGCTTCCAAGGCGCCTAAGCCGGGTGCCGAGCTGCTGCTTGGGGAAGATGAGAGCGTGAAAGCCACCATGGTGGCACGCCACGACGCGCTGTTCGAAGTGAAGTTTGATGATGAACGTCCGGTGCTCGATATCCTGAACAGCATTGGCCATATGCCATTGCCGCCTTATATCGACCGCCCTGATGAAGACGCCGACCGCGAGCTGTATCAGACCGTATATAGCCAGCGTCCGGGCGCTGTGGCTGCTCCTACTGCCGGACTGCACTTTGACGAACCTCTACTGGCAGCATTACGTGAGAAAGGTATTGAGATGGCCTTTGTCACCCTGCATGTAGGTGCGGGTACCTTCCAGCCGGTGAGGGTAGACAGCATTGAAGATCACATCATGCACTCTGAGTATGCCGAAGTGCCTCAGGATGTGGTAGATGCGGTGCTGGCCTGTAAGGCGCGCGGCAATAACGTTATCGCGGTGGGGACGACTTCAGTACGCTCGTTAGAGAGCGCGGCTCAGGCCGCCGGTGATTCGGCGCTTATCGCCCCATTCTTTGGCGATACTCAGATCTTTATCTACCCAGGCTATAAGTATCAGGTTATTGATGCGCTGGTGACTAACTTCCACCTGCCGGAATCGACGCTGATTATGCTGGTTTCGGCTTTTGCCGGATATCAGCACACCATGAATGCCTACCACGAAGCGGTTGCTCGCGAGTACCGCTTCTTTAGCTATGGTGATGCGATGTATATCACCCGCAACCCGGAGGCGATTAACGAGCGTCCGGGGCAGCCTGAGTGCTAA
- the acpH gene encoding acyl carrier protein phosphodiesterase, translating to MNFLAHLHLASLAESSLLGNILADFVRGSPDDDWSPEIVAGIYMHRRVDALTDGLPQVRTALEWFRPETRRVAPIALDVMWDHFLSRHWKQLAPEVDLPDFIDRARQDILPALDTAPARFVTLNQHIWTERWLERYADMSFIANVLNGMASRRPKLDALRHSWSDLDAHYEQLERQFWSFYPEMMAQARKQQL from the coding sequence ATGAATTTTCTTGCCCATCTGCACCTCGCCAGCCTTGCCGAAAGTTCCTTGCTGGGCAATATCCTGGCGGATTTTGTGCGCGGTAGCCCGGACGACGACTGGAGCCCGGAGATTGTAGCTGGAATCTATATGCACCGGCGGGTAGATGCACTCACCGACGGTCTTCCACAAGTACGCACGGCGCTGGAGTGGTTTCGACCGGAAACCCGGCGCGTAGCCCCTATTGCGCTGGATGTCATGTGGGATCACTTTTTATCGCGTCACTGGAAGCAGCTTGCTCCAGAAGTGGATCTTCCCGATTTTATCGACCGCGCCCGGCAGGATATTCTGCCGGCCCTTGACACAGCCCCTGCCCGTTTTGTCACGCTTAATCAGCACATCTGGACGGAGCGCTGGCTGGAGCGCTATGCGGATATGAGCTTTATCGCGAATGTATTAAATGGCATGGCCAGCAGGCGCCCTAAGCTCGATGCACTACGCCATAGCTGGAGCGACCTGGATGCACATTATGAGCAGCTGGAGCGGCAGTTTTGGTCGTTCTACCCCGAAATGATGGCCCAGGCCCGCAAGCAGCAGCTGTAG
- a CDS encoding proline-specific permease ProY encodes MENNQLKRGLSTRHIRFMALGSAIGTGLFYGSADAIKMAGPSVLLAYIIGGIAAYIIMRALGEMSVHNPSASSFSRYAQDYLGPLAGYITGWTYCFEILIVAIADVTAFGIYMGVWFPTVPHWIWVLSVVMIICAVNLMSVKVFGELEFWFSFFKVATIIIMILAGFGIIIWGIGNGGQPTGIHNLWSNGGFFANGWIGMVMSLQMVMFAYGGIEIIGITAGEAKDPAKSIPRAINSVPARILVFYVGTLFVIMSIYPWNQVGTDGSPFVLTFQHMGITFAASILNFVVLTASLSAINSDVFGVGRMLHGMAEQGSAPKIFAKTSKRGIPWVTVMVMTGALLIAVYLNYIMPENVFLVIASLATFATVWVWIMILLSQIAFRRHLPKEEAAKLKFKVPGGVATTIVGLVFLAFIIALIGYHPETRISLYVGFAWIVLLLIAWQFKQRRAKRLANSSSHE; translated from the coding sequence ATGGAAAACAATCAGCTCAAGCGAGGATTGAGTACCAGACATATACGGTTTATGGCTCTGGGATCTGCAATTGGTACCGGGCTATTTTATGGCTCTGCCGATGCGATAAAAATGGCCGGGCCAAGCGTACTGCTGGCCTATATTATTGGCGGCATCGCGGCTTATATCATTATGCGGGCCTTGGGGGAGATGTCGGTACATAACCCGTCTGCCAGCTCGTTCTCACGTTATGCTCAGGATTATCTGGGGCCGCTGGCCGGATATATTACTGGCTGGACCTACTGCTTTGAGATCCTGATTGTGGCGATAGCCGATGTGACGGCATTCGGTATCTATATGGGGGTTTGGTTCCCTACCGTTCCGCACTGGATTTGGGTGCTGAGCGTGGTGATGATTATCTGTGCCGTTAACCTGATGAGCGTCAAAGTCTTTGGCGAGCTGGAGTTTTGGTTCTCATTCTTCAAAGTCGCGACCATCATCATTATGATCCTGGCGGGCTTTGGCATCATTATCTGGGGCATCGGCAACGGTGGGCAGCCTACCGGCATCCATAACCTTTGGAGTAATGGTGGCTTCTTCGCTAACGGCTGGATTGGCATGGTTATGTCGCTGCAAATGGTGATGTTTGCCTATGGTGGGATTGAGATTATCGGCATCACTGCCGGTGAAGCGAAAGACCCGGCTAAGTCCATTCCACGCGCGATTAACTCGGTACCGGCGCGTATCCTGGTGTTTTATGTGGGTACGCTGTTCGTCATCATGTCTATCTATCCGTGGAATCAGGTTGGTACCGATGGCAGCCCGTTTGTGCTGACTTTCCAGCATATGGGAATTACCTTTGCTGCCAGCATTCTTAACTTTGTGGTACTGACTGCTTCGCTGTCTGCCATTAACAGTGATGTGTTTGGCGTTGGTCGTATGCTGCACGGTATGGCTGAGCAGGGCAGTGCGCCTAAGATTTTCGCTAAAACCTCTAAGCGAGGTATTCCATGGGTTACGGTGATGGTGATGACCGGCGCACTGCTAATCGCCGTTTACCTGAACTACATCATGCCGGAAAACGTATTCCTGGTAATTGCTTCCCTGGCAACGTTTGCGACCGTATGGGTATGGATAATGATTCTGCTGTCGCAGATTGCTTTCCGTCGCCATTTGCCGAAGGAAGAGGCTGCTAAGCTGAAGTTTAAAGTTCCCGGCGGCGTGGCAACCACCATCGTTGGTCTGGTCTTCCTGGCTTTCATCATTGCGCTGATTGGCTACCATCCGGAAACCCGTATTTCACTGTACGTTGGGTTTGCCTGGATAGTGCTGCTGCTGATTGCGTGGCAATTTAAGCAGCGCCGCGCTAAGCGGCTGGCCAATAGCTCCTCGCATGAATAA
- a CDS encoding branched-chain amino acid transport system carrier protein, whose product MTHRLTSRDITALGFMTFALFVGAGNIIFPPMVGLQAGEHVWVAALGFLITAVGLPVLTVVALARVGGGIDRLSSPIGKTAGVLLAVVCYLAVGPLFAIPRTATVSFEVGIAPLTGDGALPLFIYSLIYFAIVIFVSLYPGKLLDTVGHFLAPVKIVALLILAVAAIIWPAGGLSQASEAYQTAAFSNGFVNGYLTMDTLGALVFGIVIVNAARSRGVSDAKLLTRYTVWAGLIAGVGLTLLYLALFRLGSDSGNIVDHSANGAAILHAYVQYTFGGAGSMLLAVLIFVACLVTAVGLTCACAEFFAEYLPLSYRTLVFILGLFSMVISNLGLSQLIHFSVPVLTAIYPPCIVLVVLSFTRPLWNYSPRIIAPAMLVSLIFGLMDGIKASAIGGILPGWTEHLPLAQQGLAWLLPSVIILAVAIVWDRIAGPRQVATTAH is encoded by the coding sequence ATGACCCATCGTTTAACATCACGTGACATCACCGCATTGGGCTTTATGACCTTTGCGCTGTTCGTCGGTGCGGGCAATATCATATTCCCCCCTATGGTCGGCCTGCAGGCCGGTGAACACGTCTGGGTTGCCGCTCTTGGCTTCCTTATTACGGCGGTGGGGCTACCTGTGCTCACCGTGGTGGCGCTGGCGCGAGTCGGCGGCGGTATTGATAGACTTAGCTCGCCGATTGGTAAAACGGCGGGCGTACTGCTGGCGGTGGTGTGTTACCTCGCCGTAGGGCCGCTGTTTGCTATTCCGCGTACTGCGACAGTTTCATTCGAAGTAGGGATTGCGCCGTTAACCGGCGACGGCGCGCTGCCGTTGTTTATCTACAGCCTCATCTACTTCGCGATTGTTATTTTCGTGTCACTGTATCCGGGCAAACTGCTGGATACCGTTGGCCACTTCCTGGCACCGGTGAAAATTGTCGCGCTTCTGATTCTCGCCGTTGCGGCGATTATCTGGCCGGCCGGTGGCCTGAGCCAGGCGTCTGAGGCATATCAGACGGCGGCGTTCTCTAATGGTTTCGTCAATGGCTATCTGACCATGGATACGCTGGGCGCGCTGGTATTCGGGATTGTTATCGTCAACGCCGCACGTTCCCGCGGGGTTTCTGATGCGAAGCTGCTGACCCGCTATACCGTGTGGGCCGGTCTGATCGCCGGCGTCGGTCTGACGCTGCTTTACCTGGCTCTGTTCCGCCTTGGTTCTGATAGCGGCAACATCGTAGACCATTCGGCTAACGGCGCGGCTATTCTGCATGCTTATGTGCAGTACACCTTCGGCGGTGCGGGTAGTATGCTGCTGGCGGTGCTGATTTTCGTTGCCTGCCTGGTAACGGCGGTTGGCCTGACCTGCGCCTGTGCTGAGTTCTTCGCTGAGTATCTGCCGTTGTCTTACCGTACTCTGGTGTTTATCCTGGGCTTGTTCTCTATGGTTATTTCTAACCTTGGTCTCAGCCAGTTGATTCACTTTTCAGTACCGGTGCTGACCGCGATTTATCCACCGTGTATCGTGCTGGTAGTGCTGAGCTTTACCCGCCCGCTGTGGAACTATTCACCGCGCATTATCGCTCCGGCAATGCTGGTGAGCCTGATCTTCGGCCTGATGGACGGTATTAAAGCATCGGCTATTGGCGGTATTCTTCCTGGCTGGACTGAGCATCTGCCGCTGGCACAGCAGGGGCTGGCCTGGCTGCTGCCTTCTGTTATTATACTGGCCGTCGCTATTGTGTGGGACAGGATTGCGGGGCCGCGTCAGGTCGCCACTACAGCGCATTAA